The Thermoflavifilum sp. genome contains a region encoding:
- the trpC gene encoding indole-3-glycerol phosphate synthase TrpC: protein MTFILDQIIAHKRRELAVKKQALPLEVLQQMPACTRPCYSLKQALLQPASSGIIAEHKRKSPSKGYFASALPLEQIVAGYAQYGAAAMSILTDMTFFGGASEDLLVARAQTSIPLLRKDFIIDAYQVYEARAMGADVILLIAECLEKHEIQSLSALAHELGMEVLMEVHSREQLDKLSSHIDLVGINNRDLRTFEVHLDRSFELVREISPAIPVVAESGIHHPQIIAALREAGCKGFLIGERFMHQPDPVSAFREFMQQLSQNPTHAQA, encoded by the coding sequence ATGACATTTATTCTGGATCAGATTATCGCTCACAAACGCCGGGAACTGGCCGTGAAAAAGCAAGCCCTTCCGCTGGAGGTATTGCAACAGATGCCCGCCTGCACACGTCCCTGCTATTCCTTGAAACAGGCGCTCTTGCAGCCTGCCAGCAGTGGTATTATCGCCGAACACAAGCGTAAATCTCCTTCAAAAGGATATTTCGCATCAGCCCTGCCCCTGGAACAGATTGTGGCCGGTTATGCACAGTACGGCGCCGCTGCGATGAGCATCCTTACCGATATGACATTTTTTGGTGGCGCTTCAGAAGACTTGCTGGTGGCGCGTGCACAGACCTCCATTCCCCTGCTGCGTAAGGATTTTATTATTGATGCCTATCAGGTATATGAAGCCAGAGCCATGGGCGCGGATGTCATATTACTCATTGCCGAATGTCTGGAAAAGCATGAAATCCAGTCCCTATCGGCTCTTGCGCATGAACTGGGCATGGAAGTGCTCATGGAAGTGCATAGTCGTGAACAGCTCGACAAGCTTTCTTCACATATCGATCTGGTAGGCATCAACAATCGCGACCTGCGAACATTTGAAGTTCATCTCGATCGATCGTTTGAGCTTGTGCGTGAGATTTCGCCGGCCATTCCGGTTGTTGCAGAAAGCGGTATTCATCATCCGCAAATTATTGCCGCCCTCCGCGAGGCAGGGTGCAAGGGTTTCCTGATCGGCGAACGTTTCATGCATCAACCCGACCCGGTAAGCGCTTTTCGGGAATTCATGCAACAACTTTCACAAAACCCAACACATGCACAGGCATAA
- a CDS encoding phosphoribosylanthranilate isomerase: MHRHKLHIKVCGLTRLDELPRLEAMGVDFAGMIFYPPSPRYIASVPQTAPTPSYQGRLQKVGVFVNAPEAWIEWAVKHYDLQVIQLHGDESPAYCARLREKGLNIIKTFPVADDQFPDTRPYETSCDYFLFDTASIQKGGTGKRFNWQMLHAYQGNIPFFLSGGIGPEHVPEILSLSHPQLFAVDINSRFEIAPGIKNLAQIKQFICQLNTVLEA, from the coding sequence ATGCACAGGCATAAGCTTCATATCAAAGTATGTGGTTTAACCCGGCTCGACGAACTTCCCCGGCTGGAGGCCATGGGAGTAGATTTCGCAGGAATGATCTTCTATCCACCCTCTCCACGCTACATCGCCAGTGTGCCACAAACAGCTCCTACGCCATCTTACCAGGGTCGCCTGCAAAAGGTGGGCGTATTCGTAAATGCCCCGGAAGCATGGATTGAATGGGCGGTGAAGCATTACGACCTGCAGGTTATTCAGCTGCACGGAGACGAATCGCCAGCCTATTGCGCACGGTTGCGTGAAAAGGGACTGAACATCATCAAAACATTTCCTGTAGCCGATGATCAGTTTCCCGACACCCGACCCTACGAAACAAGTTGTGATTATTTCTTATTTGATACGGCTTCTATACAAAAAGGAGGTACAGGAAAACGTTTCAACTGGCAGATGCTCCATGCCTATCAGGGCAATATTCCTTTTTTCCTGAGTGGTGGCATTGGTCCTGAACACGTGCCAGAAATCCTTTCCCTGAGCCATCCTCAATTGTTTGCCGTGGATATCAACAGCCGGTTTGAGATTGCACCTGGTATTAAAAACTTAGCACAAATCAAACAGTTCATATGTCAATTGAATACCGTGTTGGAGGCATAG
- the trpB gene encoding tryptophan synthase subunit beta, which translates to MSIEYRVGGIAPSVLRLAQPGQYQVNEKGYYGQFGGAFIPEMLYRNVSELRERYLDIMNAPDFQEEFNRLLRDYVGRPSPLYFARRLSEKYQTQIFLKREDLNHTGAHKINNTIGQILLARRLGKKRIIAETGAGQHGVATATVCALMGMECVVYMGEVDMQRQAPNVARMRMLGAKVVPAMSGSRTLKDATNEAIRDWVNHPEDTHYIIGSVVGPHPYPDMVARFQSVISEEIKQQLKTQTGHELPTHVVACVGGGSNAAGAFYHFLDHISVQLIGVEAAGKGLTSGYTAATLALGRPGVIHGSKTLLMQTEDGQIVEPHSISAGLDYPGVGPLHAYLYTTGRAMYLHATDQEALDAAFELTRLEGIIPALESAHALAKLKDLHLKPEHVVVVCLSGRGDKDMDTYLRFLPAESTTESTDA; encoded by the coding sequence ATGTCAATTGAATACCGTGTTGGAGGCATAGCACCTTCTGTATTACGACTGGCACAGCCCGGTCAGTATCAGGTAAACGAAAAGGGCTACTACGGCCAGTTTGGCGGGGCCTTTATCCCCGAGATGCTCTATCGCAACGTTTCGGAGCTCCGGGAAAGATATCTGGATATCATGAACGCTCCTGATTTTCAGGAAGAATTCAATCGCTTGCTCCGCGATTATGTGGGCAGGCCCTCTCCGCTGTATTTTGCGCGTCGCCTTTCCGAAAAATATCAGACACAGATTTTTCTAAAACGGGAAGACCTGAACCATACGGGTGCTCATAAGATTAATAACACCATCGGTCAGATTTTGCTGGCCCGACGGTTAGGGAAAAAACGCATCATTGCCGAAACTGGAGCCGGGCAACACGGCGTGGCCACCGCTACCGTATGCGCCCTCATGGGTATGGAATGCGTGGTGTACATGGGAGAGGTGGATATGCAACGCCAGGCCCCTAACGTAGCCCGTATGCGCATGCTCGGAGCAAAAGTGGTGCCCGCCATGAGTGGAAGCCGCACCCTGAAAGACGCTACCAATGAGGCTATCCGCGACTGGGTAAATCATCCCGAAGACACGCATTATATCATTGGCTCGGTAGTAGGTCCACACCCCTATCCGGATATGGTTGCACGCTTTCAATCTGTGATTAGCGAAGAAATCAAGCAACAGCTGAAGACCCAGACCGGGCATGAATTGCCCACACATGTCGTGGCCTGTGTGGGCGGAGGTAGCAACGCCGCCGGCGCTTTTTATCATTTTTTAGATCATATATCTGTGCAGCTGATAGGCGTGGAAGCCGCCGGTAAAGGATTGACAAGCGGTTACACCGCTGCCACCCTTGCCCTCGGCCGTCCGGGCGTCATCCACGGCAGCAAAACCCTGCTCATGCAAACCGAAGATGGACAAATCGTTGAGCCCCATTCTATCTCAGCCGGACTCGACTATCCCGGTGTGGGACCGCTGCATGCTTACCTGTACACGACCGGCCGGGCGATGTACCTGCACGCTACCGACCAGGAAGCACTCGACGCCGCATTTGAATTGACCAGACTCGAAGGTATTATACCCGCGCTGGAAAGTGCCCACGCTCTGGCCAAACTGAAAGACCTGCACCTGAAACCCGAACACGTGGTGGTGGTGTGCCTCAGTGGTAGAGGCGATAAAGATATGGACACCTATTTGCGCTTTCTGCCAGCTGAAAGCACTACCGAATCTACTGATGCTTAA
- the trpA gene encoding tryptophan synthase subunit alpha, with the protein MNRIDRLFAEKTEKILTIYFTAGFPRLHDTKRILLALQQAGADMVEIGIPFSDPLADGPVIQQSSKQALDNGMSLRLLFEQLHDVRRDIQLPLVLFGYLNVVLQFGLERFFEKCVETGIDGLILPDLPLDEFKQDMEPLCKSTNIHFSFLITPETSDMRIRQLDEASSGFLYVVSSSSTTGKKKDLTNLQPYFQRIQAMHLQNPFLVGFGIHDHQSFLQACEHSRGAVIGSAYIRLLQQATDIEQATTAFVQHIVSGIPVISTP; encoded by the coding sequence ATGAACCGTATCGATCGCTTATTTGCAGAAAAAACGGAAAAGATTCTTACGATTTATTTCACTGCCGGATTTCCCCGGCTGCACGATACCAAACGCATATTGCTGGCACTGCAACAGGCGGGCGCCGACATGGTAGAAATTGGTATTCCTTTTTCTGATCCGCTGGCCGATGGTCCGGTAATCCAGCAAAGCAGTAAACAGGCCCTGGATAATGGCATGTCGCTCCGCTTGTTGTTTGAACAATTGCACGACGTCCGTCGTGATATTCAGTTGCCACTGGTGTTATTTGGCTATCTGAACGTAGTCCTGCAATTCGGATTGGAACGTTTTTTTGAAAAATGCGTGGAAACAGGTATCGACGGGTTGATTCTACCCGATCTGCCGCTCGATGAATTCAAGCAGGATATGGAGCCGTTGTGCAAATCCACAAATATTCATTTTAGCTTTCTCATTACGCCGGAAACCTCCGATATGCGTATTCGCCAGCTCGATGAAGCCAGCAGTGGCTTTCTGTATGTCGTTTCTTCGTCTTCCACCACAGGTAAGAAAAAGGATCTCACAAACTTGCAACCCTATTTTCAACGCATTCAGGCGATGCACTTGCAGAATCCCTTTCTGGTTGGTTTCGGCATACACGACCATCAAAGCTTTCTGCAGGCCTGTGAGCACAGCCGGGGTGCGGTAATTGGCAGCGCCTACATCCGCCTGCTGCAGCAGGCAACGGATATCGAACAAGCTACTACAGCCTTTGTGCAACATATTGTATCGGGTATTCCCGTGATTTCTACACCTTAA
- the hisH gene encoding imidazole glycerol phosphate synthase subunit HisH, with the protein MDIVVIRYHAGNIQSVLFALERMGYRACVTDDARLIRSADRVIFPGVGEASSAMAYLKARKLDEVIRSLTQPVLGICLGMQLLARYSEENNTACLGIFPEEVKKFSPTAGLKVPQIGWNQITDLRSPLFDGVKNGAYVYFVHSYYVPCCAYTIATASYGISYSAAIHRDQFYAVQFHPEKSAQTGERILKNFIHLS; encoded by the coding sequence ATGGATATCGTGGTCATCCGTTATCATGCCGGAAATATTCAATCGGTGTTGTTCGCTCTGGAAAGAATGGGCTATCGTGCTTGTGTGACTGATGATGCCAGACTGATTCGCTCGGCCGATCGGGTGATTTTCCCCGGGGTTGGCGAGGCCAGCTCCGCTATGGCCTATCTCAAAGCTCGAAAATTAGATGAAGTGATTCGCTCGCTCACACAGCCCGTACTGGGCATTTGCCTGGGTATGCAGCTGCTGGCCCGTTATTCAGAAGAAAATAACACCGCATGTCTGGGTATTTTTCCGGAAGAAGTGAAAAAATTTTCTCCGACAGCAGGACTTAAAGTTCCGCAAATCGGCTGGAACCAGATCACCGATCTGCGTTCTCCCCTTTTTGATGGTGTAAAAAACGGAGCCTATGTATATTTCGTGCACAGCTACTACGTGCCCTGTTGTGCCTACACCATCGCCACGGCGTCGTATGGCATATCCTACAGTGCGGCAATCCATCGCGATCAATTTTATGCGGTGCAATTTCATCCCGAAAAATCGGCACAAACCGGGGAACGCATCTTGAAAAATTTTATTCACCTGAGTTAA
- the hisA gene encoding 1-(5-phosphoribosyl)-5-[(5-phosphoribosylamino)methylideneamino]imidazole-4-carboxamide isomerase produces the protein MAIELIPAIDIIDGRCVRLTQGDYQLQTIYDADPLDIARSFEAAGLRRLHLVDLDGARQRKVKNWDVLARIVQHTSLVVDFGGGITTTDEVKRALQTGASLVVVGSIAVRQPELFQQWLQEFGPDKFLLGADVRNNCITIHGWQQTTSLAVIEFLQKQLQMGVRQVFCTDVARDGMLQGPAFELYASILKALPDIHLIASGGIQSIDDITRLERMGLKGVIVGKALYEGKISLQEWIQLSKVKDPATRQQHDA, from the coding sequence ATGGCGATAGAACTGATTCCTGCTATTGACATTATCGATGGGCGTTGTGTGAGGCTCACGCAGGGCGATTATCAGCTGCAAACGATCTACGATGCCGATCCGCTGGATATTGCCCGATCGTTTGAAGCCGCAGGCTTGCGCCGGCTACATCTGGTGGATCTGGACGGGGCCAGGCAACGCAAGGTAAAGAACTGGGATGTGCTGGCTCGCATCGTCCAACATACCTCGCTGGTTGTCGATTTTGGAGGGGGCATCACCACAACCGACGAAGTAAAACGGGCACTGCAAACCGGAGCAAGCCTGGTCGTGGTTGGAAGCATAGCCGTCAGACAGCCGGAATTATTCCAGCAATGGCTTCAGGAATTCGGACCCGACAAATTTTTGCTGGGAGCCGATGTCAGAAATAATTGCATCACCATACATGGCTGGCAACAAACCACTTCATTAGCGGTCATTGAATTTCTACAAAAGCAGCTTCAGATGGGCGTACGACAGGTGTTTTGCACCGATGTGGCTCGCGACGGCATGCTGCAGGGCCCTGCCTTTGAACTCTATGCCAGCATTCTAAAAGCTCTGCCCGACATTCACCTGATTGCCAGCGGAGGCATACAATCCATCGACGACATCACCCGGCTGGAACGTATGGGCCTGAAGGGCGTGATTGTGGGCAAAGCCCTGTATGAAGGGAAAATATCCCTGCAGGAATGGATCCAGCTAAGCAAAGTGAAAGATCCTGCAACTCGACAACAACATGATGCATGA
- the hisF gene encoding imidazole glycerol phosphate synthase subunit HisF encodes MLTKRIIPCLDIKDGRTVKGVYFEHIRDAGDPVELGARYAAEGADELVFLDITATNERRKTLAGLVREIAHHIAIPFTVGGGITTAEDVHVLLNAGADKISVNTSAYRNPVLIDELARLFGSQCVVVAIDTKFEQNDWWVYLNGGRIRTQTRAVDWAREVVNRGAGEILLTSMSHDGAKQGFALDITRELATTLPVPIIASGGAGTMQHFLDVFQQAHADAALAASIFHFGEISIPELKAFLKQHHIPIRD; translated from the coding sequence ATGCTCACCAAACGTATCATTCCCTGCCTGGATATTAAAGACGGACGCACGGTGAAAGGTGTTTATTTTGAACATATTCGCGATGCCGGCGATCCGGTGGAACTGGGTGCCCGCTATGCAGCCGAGGGTGCCGACGAACTGGTATTTCTCGATATCACCGCCACAAACGAGCGACGAAAAACCCTGGCCGGACTGGTCAGGGAAATCGCCCACCACATTGCCATCCCTTTCACGGTGGGTGGCGGCATCACCACGGCTGAAGATGTGCATGTATTGCTCAATGCCGGAGCCGACAAGATTTCTGTGAATACATCCGCCTATCGCAATCCGGTGCTGATCGACGAACTGGCCCGACTGTTCGGCTCACAATGCGTGGTAGTAGCTATCGACACGAAATTTGAACAGAACGACTGGTGGGTATATCTGAATGGTGGACGCATCCGCACCCAGACCCGTGCGGTCGACTGGGCCAGAGAAGTGGTGAACCGCGGCGCCGGCGAAATCTTGCTTACTTCCATGAGCCACGACGGTGCCAAACAGGGATTTGCACTCGACATCACCCGCGAACTGGCTACTACACTGCCCGTGCCTATCATCGCCTCCGGTGGTGCCGGTACCATGCAACATTTTCTCGACGTCTTTCAACAGGCTCATGCCGATGCAGCCCTCGCCGCCAGCATCTTTCACTTTGGCGAGATCAGCATTCCTGAACTAAAAGCTTTTTTAAAACAACATCATATTCCCATCAGAGATTGA
- the hisIE gene encoding bifunctional phosphoribosyl-AMP cyclohydrolase/phosphoribosyl-ATP diphosphatase HisIE — MNETASQPLIAMHDFTETDLQVDFEKFPDGLVPAIIQDAHTRCILMLGYMNREALERTIKDKRVTFYSRSKQRLWMKGEESGHLLMVEDIRTDCDRDAILIKARPLGAVCHTGADTCFNELNVSDNFLEHLENVILDRKHRRPENSYTARLFAQGINRIAQKLGEEAVEMVIEAKDDNEELFLNEAADLLYHYLVLLTAKGYVLNDVIEVLKKRHH, encoded by the coding sequence ATGAATGAAACGGCTTCTCAACCGCTTATAGCCATGCATGATTTTACCGAAACGGATTTGCAGGTCGACTTCGAGAAATTTCCAGACGGACTGGTGCCGGCTATCATCCAGGATGCACACACGCGTTGCATCCTGATGCTGGGCTATATGAATCGCGAAGCCCTCGAAAGAACCATAAAAGATAAACGTGTAACCTTTTATAGCCGTTCTAAACAACGCCTGTGGATGAAAGGCGAAGAAAGTGGTCATCTGCTGATGGTGGAAGATATCCGTACGGATTGTGATCGGGATGCCATCCTCATCAAAGCCCGGCCACTGGGAGCAGTCTGCCATACAGGCGCCGACACCTGCTTCAATGAACTTAATGTATCAGACAATTTTCTGGAACATCTCGAAAATGTGATCCTGGACCGTAAACATCGCCGACCAGAAAATTCCTATACCGCACGGCTATTTGCACAGGGCATCAACCGCATCGCCCAAAAACTCGGTGAAGAAGCCGTGGAAATGGTCATTGAAGCCAAAGACGATAATGAAGAACTGTTCCTGAATGAAGCAGCCGATTTGCTATATCACTATCTGGTGCTGCTTACCGCCAAAGGATATGTACTGAACGATGTGATAGAGGTATTGAAAAAACGACACCACTGA
- a CDS encoding TlpA disulfide reductase family protein, which yields MKYAIAAIMAICLIGWLSACQHHSSEGFVIEGQIEGAPDGWVFFLHQQADSAVTDSVKITHGHFRFTGKVDEPTLFSLSLPNSMQELDFFVENTNIHIQGHADSLAQARVTGSPAQQDYEAYQQQMQPFNQQYMALYQAYEDAVRAGTLTQKQDSINAAANHIDSLQTAAMVSFITQHPKSVVSAWVVTRSNLIYEPDVQILNTIYQSLDTTVRATHYGKQIFQTLEIARRTAIGQPAPDFTLPDTSGQPLSLSSLRGKYVLVDFWASWCGPCRMENPHIVQAFQKYKNRNFTILGVSLDKDRASWLQAIHEDQLYWHQVSDLKYWNNAAARLYGIQAIPANFLLDPQGKIIARNLRGDELDKKLASIFQH from the coding sequence ATGAAATATGCAATCGCAGCCATTATGGCCATCTGCCTGATCGGATGGCTCAGCGCCTGTCAACATCATTCATCCGAAGGTTTTGTCATCGAAGGGCAAATTGAGGGCGCACCCGATGGATGGGTGTTTTTCCTTCATCAGCAGGCCGACTCCGCAGTAACCGATTCGGTGAAAATCACACATGGACATTTTCGGTTCACTGGAAAGGTTGATGAACCCACCCTGTTCAGTCTTTCTCTACCCAACAGTATGCAGGAGCTCGACTTCTTTGTGGAAAATACCAATATCCACATTCAGGGTCATGCCGATTCCCTGGCTCAGGCCCGTGTTACCGGTTCTCCTGCCCAACAGGATTATGAAGCCTACCAACAGCAAATGCAGCCTTTCAATCAACAATACATGGCCCTGTATCAGGCCTATGAAGATGCCGTACGCGCTGGAACGTTGACACAAAAACAAGATAGTATCAACGCAGCGGCCAATCATATCGACAGTCTGCAAACCGCGGCTATGGTAAGCTTTATTACCCAGCACCCGAAATCTGTGGTGAGCGCCTGGGTGGTAACCCGCAGCAACCTGATCTACGAACCCGACGTGCAAATCCTGAATACAATTTACCAATCGCTGGATACTACAGTACGCGCAACACATTATGGCAAACAAATTTTTCAAACCCTGGAAATTGCCAGGCGTACCGCTATCGGACAGCCGGCACCCGATTTTACCCTGCCCGATACCAGTGGACAACCACTGAGCCTTTCTTCCCTGCGGGGAAAATACGTGCTGGTCGATTTCTGGGCCAGCTGGTGCGGCCCCTGCCGAATGGAAAACCCGCACATAGTACAGGCTTTTCAGAAATATAAAAACCGGAATTTCACCATCCTGGGGGTTTCGCTCGATAAGGATCGAGCCAGCTGGTTGCAGGCTATCCATGAAGATCAGCTGTACTGGCACCAGGTATCCGATCTGAAATACTGGAACAATGCAGCCGCCCGACTTTACGGGATACAGGCTATTCCGGCAAATTTTCTGCTCGACCCACAGGGTAAAATCATTGCGCGTAACTTGCGTGGTGATGAGCTGGATAAAAAATTAGCCAGTATTTTTCAACATTAA
- a CDS encoding TlpA disulfide reductase family protein, with translation MKKFLLFIGLGIGCMQLSQGQSYCLINGQLTHAEDQTIYLFSDTSNTPIDSVHVVQGQFHFKVPVDSTALYGLFISGQRNPLITLLSPGAQLTITGDGNQFQDARVTGSAEADAMQAYIDAFRPLGQRASSLNDQIQRIQATDDTGGIAQLRKQVDAFNADVVKTGLDFIHKHPGNIASVLILMNELRERMPAVELQKAFETLTPVVQHTRYGRAAADYLHTALLTSEGAIAPDFTLPDTNGVPVKLSSFRGKYVLIDFWASWCGPCRMESPYVVEAYQQFKDKNFTILGISLDYDRNRWIQAIHDDHLTWTHVSDLKYWQNAVAVQYHVQSIPTNFLLDPQGRIIDKNLRGEELAETLARILK, from the coding sequence ATGAAAAAATTTTTGCTTTTTATCGGTCTGGGGATAGGTTGCATGCAGCTGAGCCAGGGGCAATCGTATTGCTTGATCAACGGCCAGCTTACACATGCCGAAGATCAAACGATATATCTTTTCAGTGATACATCCAATACGCCCATAGATTCTGTCCACGTGGTTCAGGGACAATTTCATTTCAAAGTGCCTGTAGATTCTACGGCTCTTTATGGCTTATTTATTTCCGGACAACGCAACCCGCTCATTACGCTGCTATCTCCCGGTGCACAGCTCACCATAACGGGCGACGGGAATCAGTTTCAGGATGCACGGGTAACAGGAAGTGCTGAAGCCGATGCCATGCAGGCATATATAGATGCCTTTCGCCCCCTGGGCCAGCGGGCCTCATCGCTGAATGACCAGATACAACGCATACAGGCTACCGACGATACCGGCGGAATCGCTCAATTGCGGAAACAGGTGGATGCGTTTAATGCAGATGTGGTGAAAACGGGACTGGACTTCATACACAAGCATCCGGGAAATATAGCCAGCGTATTGATTTTGATGAACGAGCTGCGGGAGCGCATGCCTGCTGTAGAATTACAGAAAGCGTTTGAAACCCTCACCCCTGTCGTGCAGCACACGCGCTATGGCCGTGCGGCAGCCGATTATTTGCATACTGCTTTGCTTACATCCGAAGGCGCTATAGCACCCGATTTTACTTTACCCGATACGAACGGCGTGCCTGTGAAGCTTTCTTCATTTCGTGGGAAATATGTGCTGATCGACTTCTGGGCCAGCTGGTGCGGCCCCTGCCGAATGGAGAGCCCTTATGTGGTAGAAGCCTATCAACAATTCAAAGATAAAAACTTTACCATCCTCGGCATATCGCTCGATTACGACCGGAATCGCTGGATTCAGGCTATCCATGATGATCACCTCACCTGGACCCACGTAAGCGACCTGAAATACTGGCAAAATGCAGTGGCTGTCCAGTATCATGTGCAGAGCATACCCACCAATTTCTTGCTCGACCCGCAGGGGCGCATCATTGACAAAAACCTCCGAGGCGAAGAGCTGGCCGAAACACTGGCACGTATCTTAAAATGA
- a CDS encoding cysteine desulfurase family protein produces MTRVYLDNAATTPLDPEVLEAMMPYLKEKFGNPSSIYSFGRETRLAVENARRTVARLMGAHPGEIFFTSGGTESTNTAITAAIRDLGCRHIITSPIEHHATLHTTAFYHEYLGVHLSYVHILPDGHIDLNSLEELLRNSKERCLVTLMHANNEIGNLLDIERVGELCKQYDAIFHCDTVQTVGHLPIDVHHLYVHFIQASAHKFHGPKGVGFLYVNENIKIHPLLMGGSQERNMRAGTENVYGIVGLAKALEIAVNRMEADRQYILSLKLELARQLQAHVPEVQFNGDWNGRSLYTILNVSFPHNEHTELLLFNLDMEGICVSGGSACSSGVEHVSHVIQALRPDAKEVPVRFSFSRYNTPEEINYVVAVLKKLLTAPVSGHGSAVSF; encoded by the coding sequence ATGACACGTGTGTATTTAGACAATGCGGCTACCACTCCGCTTGATCCGGAAGTACTGGAAGCCATGATGCCTTATTTGAAAGAGAAATTCGGCAATCCGTCTTCCATTTATTCATTTGGTCGCGAAACCCGCTTAGCGGTTGAAAATGCACGTAGAACGGTTGCCCGGTTGATGGGTGCGCATCCGGGTGAAATATTTTTTACATCCGGTGGCACGGAAAGTACCAATACGGCTATCACCGCCGCCATTCGCGATCTGGGCTGTCGCCATATCATCACTTCTCCCATTGAACATCATGCTACCCTGCATACGACTGCTTTTTATCATGAATACCTGGGTGTGCATCTTTCTTATGTGCATATTTTACCCGACGGACATATAGATTTAAACAGCCTGGAAGAGTTGCTCCGCAACAGCAAGGAAAGATGTCTGGTTACATTGATGCATGCCAATAATGAGATCGGGAATCTGCTGGATATAGAAAGGGTAGGTGAGTTGTGTAAGCAATATGATGCTATCTTTCATTGCGACACCGTGCAAACAGTTGGTCACCTGCCCATTGATGTGCATCATCTTTATGTGCATTTCATACAGGCCTCTGCTCATAAATTTCACGGGCCTAAAGGCGTGGGATTTTTGTATGTCAATGAAAACATCAAGATTCATCCGTTGTTAATGGGCGGTAGTCAGGAACGCAACATGCGTGCGGGCACCGAAAATGTGTATGGCATTGTAGGCCTGGCTAAGGCCCTGGAAATTGCCGTGAATCGCATGGAAGCAGATAGGCAGTATATACTTTCGTTGAAGCTGGAACTTGCCAGGCAGTTGCAGGCTCACGTACCGGAAGTTCAGTTTAATGGCGACTGGAATGGGCGAAGCCTGTACACCATACTGAATGTATCATTTCCACACAATGAACATACGGAACTTTTACTCTTCAACCTGGATATGGAGGGTATCTGTGTATCGGGCGGAAGTGCCTGTAGTTCTGGAGTAGAGCATGTTTCGCATGTCATTCAGGCTTTACGTCCGGATGCAAAAGAAGTTCCCGTGCGTTTTTCATTTTCCAGATACAATACTCCGGAAGAAATCAATTACGTGGTGGCCGTTTTAAAAAAGCTGCTTACGGCGCCTGTAAGCGGGCACGGTTCGGCGGTATCATTTTAA